A single window of Prosthecobacter debontii DNA harbors:
- a CDS encoding GNAT family N-acetyltransferase, producing the protein MIRSATTSDARSIAEIHVSAWRAAYQGILPEGYLNRFSVEKREQIWKGACEQDDSDLLVATTRSEVVGFCHLTPSRDQDSEDAGEITSIYLAPEQKRRGLGRALVEASLALASAQGFERITLWVLVENLPARQFYEALGFRPDGMLKEETDGDVCLREMRYQIRVNEALQRTLIPTSVLASA; encoded by the coding sequence ATGATCCGTTCAGCCACCACGTCGGATGCCAGGAGCATCGCCGAGATCCATGTCTCCGCATGGAGAGCCGCTTATCAGGGGATTTTACCCGAAGGATATTTGAATCGCTTCAGTGTCGAGAAGCGGGAGCAGATCTGGAAGGGCGCTTGTGAGCAGGACGACAGCGACTTGCTTGTCGCTACAACCCGGTCCGAAGTGGTCGGATTCTGTCACCTAACGCCTTCTCGTGATCAGGACAGCGAAGATGCAGGTGAGATCACCTCCATCTATCTGGCTCCTGAACAAAAACGGCGCGGACTGGGGCGTGCCTTGGTGGAGGCGAGCCTCGCTTTGGCGTCGGCACAGGGCTTCGAACGTATCACGCTTTGGGTCCTGGTGGAAAATCTACCCGCCCGCCAATTCTATGAAGCCCTGGGATTCCGTCCCGATGGCATGCTGAAGGAAGAGACGGATGGAGACGTCTGCCTGCGCGAGATGCGTTATCAGATCCGCGTGAATGAGGCCCTACAGAGAACGCTAATCCCGACTTCCGTCCTTGCGAGTGCTTGA
- a CDS encoding DUF4339 domain-containing protein, protein MTWYFNNDGLADGPHDEATLRAWVKKGRIGPRTLVWRSDSGTEEWQEVETLAPAWWKGTSEPKGKVTSSPAASPREGRGPETRGLTPKAPGAGVNSSGGSFFAKLFNWGKKKG, encoded by the coding sequence ATGACGTGGTATTTTAATAACGATGGCCTCGCTGATGGACCTCATGATGAGGCCACGTTGCGTGCATGGGTGAAGAAGGGGCGCATCGGACCTCGGACCCTCGTGTGGAGGTCTGACTCAGGAACCGAGGAATGGCAAGAGGTGGAGACTCTTGCGCCTGCGTGGTGGAAAGGGACGAGCGAGCCTAAGGGTAAGGTCACTTCATCCCCGGCTGCGTCTCCAAGGGAAGGTCGGGGGCCCGAAACCCGTGGCCTGACCCCCAAGGCCCCGGGTGCCGGAGTCAATTCCTCAGGAGGAAGCTTTTTTGCCAAGCTGTTTAACTGGGGCAAAAAGAAAGGGTAG
- the sucC gene encoding ADP-forming succinate--CoA ligase subunit beta, translating to MNIHEYQAKELFEKFGVATPPGKVAATAEEAGKIAEELGGAGLVVKAQVHAGGRGKGTFKNGFKGGVHVINTAAEAQDIAGKMLGQTLVTHQTGPEGKLVSKVLVAKAVDISKEYYFAILFDRGSSGHALIASTEGGMNIEEVAEKTPEKITKEFVHPTIGLQAYQARKVAASLGLKGPLANQAVKLFTALWNLYLKSDCSLVEVNPLAITTDNQVVALDAKFNFDDNALYRQKDVVAMRDTTEEDPREVAASEFGLNYIGLDGNIACLVNGAGLAMSTMDIIKLHGGEPANFLDVGGGASKEQVTAAFKIILGDPNVKGILVNIFGGIMDCNIIATGIIAAAQEVSLTIPLVVRLEGNNVEAGKKTLAESGLAITSADGLTDAAQKIVAAVAQAA from the coding sequence ATGAACATCCACGAATACCAGGCCAAGGAACTGTTTGAAAAATTCGGCGTTGCGACGCCTCCTGGAAAAGTCGCCGCTACGGCCGAAGAGGCTGGAAAGATCGCGGAAGAACTGGGTGGGGCAGGCTTGGTGGTGAAGGCTCAGGTCCACGCGGGTGGTCGTGGCAAAGGCACTTTCAAGAACGGTTTCAAAGGTGGCGTACATGTGATCAACACCGCTGCAGAAGCCCAAGACATCGCAGGCAAGATGCTGGGCCAAACCCTGGTCACCCATCAGACTGGTCCAGAAGGGAAGTTGGTCAGCAAAGTCCTCGTCGCTAAAGCCGTGGACATCTCCAAGGAATATTACTTCGCCATCCTGTTTGATCGTGGTAGCAGCGGTCACGCCCTGATCGCCAGCACCGAAGGCGGCATGAACATCGAAGAAGTGGCGGAGAAGACTCCCGAAAAGATCACCAAGGAGTTCGTTCACCCCACCATCGGCCTTCAGGCTTATCAGGCCCGTAAGGTGGCGGCTTCTCTCGGTCTGAAAGGCCCTCTGGCCAACCAAGCTGTGAAGCTCTTCACCGCTCTGTGGAACCTGTATCTGAAGAGCGATTGCTCCCTCGTGGAAGTGAACCCGCTGGCCATCACCACCGACAATCAAGTGGTGGCTCTCGATGCTAAGTTCAACTTCGACGACAACGCGTTGTATCGTCAGAAAGACGTCGTCGCCATGCGCGACACCACGGAGGAAGATCCTCGTGAAGTGGCTGCCAGCGAGTTTGGTCTTAACTACATCGGTCTGGATGGCAACATCGCCTGCCTCGTGAACGGTGCCGGTCTGGCCATGTCCACCATGGACATCATCAAGCTGCACGGGGGTGAGCCTGCCAACTTCCTCGACGTGGGTGGTGGTGCCTCCAAAGAGCAAGTGACCGCTGCCTTCAAGATCATCTTGGGCGACCCGAATGTGAAGGGCATCCTGGTGAACATCTTCGGTGGCATCATGGACTGCAACATCATCGCCACGGGCATCATTGCCGCTGCTCAGGAAGTGTCTCTGACCATTCCCCTGGTGGTTCGTCTGGAAGGCAACAACGTGGAAGCCGGTAAGAAAACCCTCGCTGAGAGCGGCCTCGCCATTACGAGCGCTGACGGCCTCACCGATGCTGCCCAGAAGATCGTGGCAGCAGTCGCTCAAGCGGCATAA
- a CDS encoding VOC family protein: MLKVTEFAFTGYSVTDMDRARAFYENVLHLKPASTFAEEGKAPSWVEYEVGPHTLAITIGGEMWKPSKDGGGVALEVEDFEQSLKWLKEKGVEPYFGPYESPVCHMALISDPDGNSICIHKRKPGHD; this comes from the coding sequence ATGCTTAAAGTCACTGAATTTGCTTTCACAGGTTATAGCGTCACAGATATGGATCGGGCGCGGGCGTTTTATGAAAACGTGCTCCATTTGAAACCGGCTTCGACCTTTGCCGAGGAGGGAAAGGCTCCTTCTTGGGTGGAATATGAAGTCGGCCCTCATACGCTGGCCATCACGATCGGCGGAGAAATGTGGAAGCCAAGCAAGGACGGGGGCGGTGTGGCCCTGGAGGTGGAAGATTTTGAGCAATCTCTGAAGTGGTTGAAAGAGAAGGGCGTGGAACCCTACTTTGGGCCTTATGAGTCCCCCGTGTGCCATATGGCGCTGATCTCAGATCCTGATGGAAATTCCATCTGCATTCACAAGCGTAAACCGGGGCACGATTGA